Below is a window of Allomuricauda ruestringensis DSM 13258 DNA.
AAATCTTCTCTGCCCTCAATTTTTCCACCATAAAGTGAAGTCAGTAGGGAAGTGGTTCTTTGCTGTCCGTCTAATAAATATTGATATTCAGTTCGGTTGAAATTGTCATTAACGATTTTATGTCCGCCAATTTCTCTGTGATTTTGAAGCTTTAAATCAGTTTTCCAAACGAGAATACTGCCTAATGGATAGAATTTATAAATACTGTCCCAAAGTTTTTTTACATTTTCCTTTTCCCAAACTACGTCTCTTTGGAATGTTGGAATTTGATAATCTTGATTTTTCAGTTCGTCAAGGTAAGTTGTTATTCCTTTGTCTGTTGGTTTTATTCTATCTGTAAAGTTCATTCAGTTTCTCGTTTTTTTTAATGAAGGCTAACGGCAGTCTGTCTCAAAACCACCTTTGATTTTGAATAAATTTACACAATTTGTGATTTAGGGGGTGTTTGGCCGTAAGAAGGTTGGATTTTCACAAATGTGGACATATTGTGCCAAGAACGCGTTTTCCAGCCTTTTAAGGTTGATCAGGAGCATTTTTAGGGCACAGATTGGCTGTTTCATGTTTCTTTTGGCCTCCCATCCCAATTTCATCAGTCTTTTGAGGTTGTACGCCAATGCAATGAGCCCAAAGTCGGCACTGGCCGCGGGCATTCCCTTTTTGGTTATGATGTGGTCAAAGCCCCATTGCCTTTTTATGGTACCGAAGGGATGTTCGACCAGGGCCTGTCGTTTTTTGTAAATATCGGGTTGCGCCGTTACCCTGCGGGCGTTGCGTTCGATGAATCCGGTGAACTCACTGCGTTGCAGGATCTTGCCGTTTTGCTTTGCCGATGTGCATAGGCTTCGGACCGGGCAATGTCTGCATGCCTTTGTCCTGTATTGCTTGAACCGGTAGTTGCGTGCCCTGTACCAGTTCCCGTTGCTGGTAAGCCCGTGGCCCTGTGGGCAGCGATAGCTGTCCCGTTGCGGGTCGTAGTCGAAATGTTCGGCGTTGTATGCCGGGTCCGGTGCTTGGCTGGCACGACCGATACCGGGCACGGCCACCAGGGTGTCGATCCCAAGGTCGCTGGCCATCTTGAACTCGCTCCCAGTATGGTACCCCTTGTCATATAGTGCGTTAAAGGCGTTGGTCCCCAAAATGGCCTTTGCCCTTCTGAGCATACCGCCCATGGCCTTTTTGTCGTTTTGGTTGGTGATCTTGTAATCGATCAGTAGCTTATGTTCGGCATCCACCGTTGTCTGTGCGGTATAACAGACCTCCGTTATGGTGCCCCGCACGATCTGGTGGCGGCTATCGGGGTCACTGGTGGAGATCTGTGGGTTTTCGGTGGAGGTATCGGCCCGCAGTTCCTTTTGGATGCGGACATACCTCTCCCGTTGTAGTTCCCTGTTCTTTGCCAACTGACGGATTTCCTCTTTCCCGTCACCGTCCGCCTTGGCCAGTTCCCGTTGGTGTTCCCCGAGTTTTTTATCGATGTACTCCAGGTGGCGTGCGACCTTCTTCAGGTTGAAGTTGTTCTTTTTGCTGTTCTGTGCCCTGAGTTTGGTGGAATCCCCTGCTATCAGTACCGCCCCTATCAGCTCGTGGTTCTTTGCAATGGACACCGTGGCACGGAACACCCGCTTTATGGCCTTTGGATTGTCCTTCCTGAAACGGGCGATGGTGTTATGGTCTGGCCTTAGGTTGCCGAGCAGCCACATCAGCTCGATGTTACGGGAACACTCCAGCTCCAACTGTCGGGAAGAACGTATCCGGTTCAAATATCCATAGATGTAAAGTTTTAACAGATCTGCGGGATCGTAAGGTGGGCGTCCTTGCGATGCCATGGACCCAAAACCTAAGGAATGTAGATCCAGACCGTCCACAAAACGGTCAATGGTGCGTACCGAATTTTCCTCGGCGATCATATCGTCCAGGCAAGTGGTGTAGAGGGCAAGCTGGGTTCGGGATTGTTTCTGTTGATACTCCATACTTAAAGATAAAGAATATCAAACCTTACAAGGTAAAGCTATCTTTAAGTTTTGAGACAGTCTGACGTCTCCGTATATGAAAAGTAGCGCTGAAAATAGGCGATTACTTTTCGGATAAAACACAAGCCGAATTTTTAAATTTTACTATTTATCTTTATTATTGGGAATCGTCAAATTTAAAAATTTGGCGACTTTCCAAAAAAGCCCAAACCTTAGTGTTAGCAAGGTTTTGCGCTATTTTTTATATACATTGTTGCCATTAGTTATTTTTTCGTCAGTTCTTTTTCAGTTATTTCAATCTCTTGAATTGTTCCTGACTTACTTGCTGTTTCGTTATTGGCTGAATTTATGACTACGAAGTAAAAAATCTTATTATTAAACTGAATTGATGGCGGGAAAATATTACTGTTATCTGTAAAATTAAAATTCAATTCGGCTTTATCCATATTGAAAATTACTAAGTATCCAACATCTTTATTGTAGTCATTAGCATATTTTACTATTTGATTAAATCCATCTTTAATTCGCTCCTTTCCATAGCTCTTGCTTCTGTCAAAAATTTTTATTTCTACAACTAATGGGTCATCAGTTTCAATTTCTCCAATTATATCGGCTCTGCCTGAAGCGGAAGTCGGTGTGGAAAATGGATAATCAATTCCTTGGTCAAAAAGGAATAATCTCAAATCATCTTCAAGAATCTGTTCGTAGCTTTTGTCAGCCGTTTTATATTTTTCAAACAGTTCCTTTTTAGTAAACCATTCTGTTCGCCTTTTATATTTTTCTAATAAGTAGATTGTTGAATTAGATTTGTCAAGTTTATCGTGTAAGTAGTAGATTATTGGCGAAATATAATCTTCAACAATTTTAGTTTTTGTGTCATTAAAGTCTCTACGTGAAAAAATGGTAAGATTGTGTAGATTATGATTTCCAGATTTTGCAATAATATACTTTATAAATTGATAACAATAAGCCGTTTGATGAATCTCAGATTCAAATTCCATATCAAGACCTCTTCTTTCTCGTTCGGTTTGTTTGTCAAAATCCTCATCAGAATAAGGATGCTTATTTATTGTTTCTTGTACAAGACCTTTTATCTGTAAATTGTTGTCAAGGTTATTGAGTAAATATTTGAGCTGATTACCAAATTGAGCATATGGTGCTCTGTATAATCTATTTTTCCATTCTTGTAAATCTGTTCTTAAGTTATGGTTTGAATAATTCATTTTCCGAAATTCTTTAATGTGTTTTCAAGTTCCTTTAAAGCATTATTCATACTATCAATTCCTGTATGAACAGAAGCTTCGCTATCGGAAAGTTTTATTTGAATTTTGCAATTATGACAATAGATGGTTTTTTCTGTCTTTGCATCGATTAGCTGTATCTCGTCCTGATATCCACATTTCGGACATTCCATATCAACCCATAAATTGTCAAAGTCTATCATTTTGCTGGATGAGTCATAATTAATGGTAACTCGTTTATATCCCCAACTTTCTTCGACATATACCACCAAATAGGTTGGCTACGCCCAAACTTTTACATTTCAATGCAAAGCATAGCTTCCTTGGCGTTCAATAAAGCTTTGGGGGGAGATGACGTTAAATGTAAGAATTTTCTAAGACAAGTAAATGTGGAATTCTGTAAGGAAATTAAAAAAAAGAGAAAATCGATAAGTTGAAGGAAGCCAGAATTATTGATTTTTAAATGAGTCTGAAGCAAAAAAATCTTTTAGGTTTATGTTTATCATTCTGCAAAATCTATTGATTGTGTGTATTGAAACTCCTCGGTCATCATTAACACTTTCCCATCGATTTAAAGTTTGCCTTTCCAAATCATTATTTTCTGCAAACCTTTTTTGATTAGGGTCAACCTTTATGCGCAATTCCTTTATTCTACGCGCAATCTTATTGTTCAATGCAATATCCTCTGGTTTTAGCTTACCCATATTGCAATTTTCATTTAATTGTAAAAAAACATGTAGGCCATTTGGATTACATTTTTATATTTCGTTATATTTGGAACTGAATACATACATTTGCGATTCTTCGTTTAGAACATATTTGAAGCTTTCGCTTAGAGTCCTTAAATAGAAAACTGGTAATTTTTGCAACAGGACAATAAGCAGATTGCTCACGACCCGGGCGTGGGCTCTCTTATCGTTGCACGGTATCACCAGTACCTCTATTTAGATAAGTTGAGTTCCGCGCCTTTTTTTGGTGCAATGGTACATTGCAACTTTCTTCTTAGCGTTTGGTTTCTTTGGTCCTTTCGGGGCATCGCCCAACCAATGGGTTATGGGAAACATTTGGCAATTTTTTTATGTAGGGTTCACTCCGTGTTGTTGTCCTGTTTTTGGGGCATCATATTCGGTGTTCGATATTCTGTTTAAAAAGAAGCCAAAGAACCCCGTATAATCCCAAGGCTAGGGTTGTGGGATACACGTTACACTATTTTCCGGTTCACGATATCCTTTAGTCCCACAATCAACACACACACTTTTAGGGCAACCGGCCCAATCACGAAACCATGGTCTTTTTGGTTTAGGAATCCTATTTCCAAGTGCTTTTGCTTCTTGGACAGGATGGCCTTTATCCGAACCTTGATGTCCTTCTGGAAGTTACGGCTTTCCCGTGACTTTTTGGGCAGTGTGGAGAATAACTAACGCTTTAATTAAAAGAACTCAATTTATGCAACCAATAACAATACGCATGCGCAGTGCATCCCTGTTCGTGCTCCTTTATATCTTTTTAATGCCCTTTTGTGCCTTTTATATGCAGGCGGGCTTCTTGGAACCACCGCAGGCCACCGTTTCCGGCACCGTGACAGATACTTCGGGAGAGCCCCTGGCCGGGGTGAACCTTGTGGTGGAATCCAAGAACAGCGGAACCATGTCCGATTTGGACGGTTCCTTTTCTATTCAAGCTGATGGTGACGATGTACTGATCTTTTCCATGGTGGGTTTCAAGACCCTTTCCGTGCCCATTGGGGGTAGGGAAGAGGTCTTTGTTTCCTTGGAAGAGGATGTAACCCAGTTGGGGGAAGTGGTGCTCAATGCGGGCTATTATACCGTTTCCGAGAAGGAACGCACCGGGAACATTGCCACGGTAAAGGCTTCAGTAATCGATAAACAGCCCGTGGGCAATCCCTTGGCGGCCATGCAGGGCCAAATGTCCGGGGTCAATATCGTCCAGACTACCGGGGTGCCCGGGGGCGGCTTTTCCGTGGAGGTCCGTGGCCGGAACTTCCTTAACGGAGTTACCGACCCACTTTACATTGTGGACGGAGTGCCCTTTGGGTCCCAATCCATGGGTGATTTTCAAATCTCAGGCCAAATCGTGGGCGGGAATATCAGTCCACTCAATGCCATCAACCCCAACGACATCGAGAGCATTGAAGTGCTCAAGGATGCGGATGCCACTGCCATCTATGGTTCCCGGGGAGCGAATGGGGTCGTACTGATCACCACTAAAAAGGGAAGGGCCGGCAAAACACGATTCGATGCCCGTCTGAGCACCACCATGGGAGAGGTTTCCCATTTTTTGGACTTATTGAATACCCAACAATATTTGGAAATCCGTCGGGAAGGGATTGAAAACGACGGTTATGGGCCTTTATTGGAAGGTTCCGCCTTCGATGCTTTCTGGCCCGATGTCAAACTCTGGGACAATAGTCGCTATACCGATTGGCAAAAGGAACTCATAGGGGGTACGGCCTATCGGTACAATGCCCAGCTTTCGGTTTCAGGTGGGAGTGAAAGGACGCAGTTTCTGATCAGTGGTGCCTACCAAAAGGAGACCACGGTGTTTCCTGGGGATTCCAATTATCAAAGGGCCAATATCCATAGCAATGTGAGCCACCGATCCAATGATGGTCGTCTCAAGCTTGACCTTTCCACCAGCTATGCCCATGAGGACAACCTCATGCCCAGAACGGACTTTACCGCAAAGGCCTATACGCTTGAACCCAATGCCCCTGCACTTTATGATGATGAGGGCAACCTCAATTGGGAGAACAATACATGGGAAAACCCCTTGGCTTCTTTGGAAGAACGTTTTCAATCCAAGTCCAAGACCCTAATCTCCAATGCCATGGTCTCTTATGCCATACGGCCAAATTTTGAACTACGTTCCAGTATGGGCTTTACCAATTACCGCTTGGATACCTACCGGGCCATGCCAAGTTCGGCCAGAAACCCTGGGTTCGGCCTAACGCCACAGAGCTATTCCAACCTGACCACCAATGCCTCCCAAAGGCAGTCTTGGATTGTGGAGCCCCAACTGCATTGGAACAAGCATTGGAACAAAGTTTTTATGGATGTGCTCATCGGAACGACTTTTCAAAAGGAGAGCACCGAACGGTTGATATTGAGAGGGTCCGGTTTTCCCAGCAATGAACTACTGCTCAATATGGCAGCTGCACAAGAAATAGATGCCATTTCCAATACTGATAGCGAGTACAGTTATAATGCAGTCTTCGGCCGGGTCAATCTTAAACTAATGGACCGCTATATTCTGAACTTGACCGGTCGTAGGGACGGATCTTCCCGATTCGGGCCAGGAAAGCAATTCGGGAACTTTGGGGCCATTGGTATTGCCTGGATCTTTTCCAAAGAGGCCCTTTTCGGCGAAGATTCCGTATTGAGCTTTGGCAAGCTGCGAGCCAGTTATGGGACAACAGGAAGTGACAATATCGGGGACTATCGCTATTTGGATACCTATACGGTCACAGGAAACAACTATGATGGGGTCACCATTGTTGAACCTACCGGTATTTTCAATCCCGAGTTCGGATGGGAAGAGAACCAAAAACTGGAGGCAGCAATGGAACTTGGATTCTTCAAAGATCGATTATTGCTCAATGCCTCCTGGTACCGAAATCGTTCATCCAACCAACTGGTCGGGATACCCTTGGCAGCTACCACCGGTTTTTCACAGTTGACCGGGAATTTTGATGCGATTGTGGAAAACTCCGGGGTGGAAGTGGACCTGCGAAGTGTCAACTTCGATTCAGGGAAATTCAAATGGTCCACGAACCTTAACTTGACCATCCCCAAAAACAAACTGGTCGCTTTCGACGGATTGGAGACCTCCACCTTTGCCAACCGTTATGTCATTGGGAAACCCTTGACCATCTTGAAACTCTACCATGCCCTAGGAGTAGATTCTGAAACCGGGCTCTACCGCTTTGAAGATTATGACGGGGACGGAAATTACAGCAGCATTGGGGACCGGCAATGGATCGAGGACCTCAACCCTAAATGGTATGGCGGTCTGGGCAATTCACTTAGTTATGGGAAACTATCATTTGAATTCTTTTTCCAATTCAAAAAGCAAAAGGCCTACAATACCCTGCGCTTTGATGCGACCCCTGGGTTCAAAAGAAATACCTCGGTCGAATTGTACGATAGGTGGCAACAGGCAGGGGACGACAGCCCCTTTCAAAGGGCTTCCGCCGGCCTAGTGGGTGGACAAGATCTTGGGGAACTCCAAAAGGAGAGCAGTGCCGCTGTTTCGGATGCATCCTTTCTCCGTTTGCGAAGCGTTTCCCTGAATTATAAGATACCCTTTTCGCATCAGGGAACCGAAGTGAATGTGTATCTGCAAGGGCAGAACCTCTGGACCCTTACCAATTACAAGGGGCCAGACCCAGAACAGCCCACCAATAGCCGTTTGCCCCCATTGCGCCAGATTACCCTCGGATTACAAGTCAGTTTTTAACAAAAAAAAATAAACATGAAATATTTGAACAACATAAATATTGGGCAGTCGCCCCTACTTCGAGCATTACTTGGAATGAACCGATTGCTCCAACGCACCCTCCTTATGGTCATCAGTATGATGTGGTTGGGATGTTCCGATTTTGTGGAGGTCGATCCCCCAAAGAACAACTTGGTTTCAGAGACTGTTTTCAAAGATCCAGCCACAGTGGAATCTGCCTTGGCCAACCTCTATTACGGGATGAGGGAACAAGGGATGGTGTCGGGCTCCTTCGGCCTGACAACGGCCTTGGGCATCTATGCCGATGAATTGGACTATTACGAATTCAATGCAGACCAGATGCAAATGTACAACCACAATGTTATGGCCGACAACAATCTCCTGTTGGGGTGGTGGAAACAGGCATACCATCTGATTTATGCCGCCAATGATATTATCAGGGGAGTTGAAAGTTCCAAGGACCTAAATATGGATGAAAAGAAAGCCTTTCAGGGGCAGGCCCTTTTTGTGCGTGCCTATTTGCACAGTCTGTTGGTCTCTCTTTTTGGGGATGTACCCTATATCACCGAAACGGATTATTTGACAAACAACAAGGTGGCCCGTTTGACTCAGGAAGAAGTCTATGATCGCATCATAGAGGACCTTAACGAGGCCATGGCACTATTGGAGGGAATAGGTTCGATTTCCGAAGAACGGGTATGGCCGGACAGTGATGTGGTCAAAGCCCTATTGGCACGAATATACCTCTATACCGAAAACTGGGGAATGGCAGCAGCAACAGCTACCGATCTTATCAATGATTTTCCCTTGGAGGCCGAACTGGACCATGTGTTCTTAAAGGATTCCCCAGAAACGATTTGGCAACTCAAGGCAGATGATGATTTTCCAAGGAACACGCGGGAGGCCGGACAGTTGATCATCCAGACAGTTCCGGGCCAGACCTACGCACTGACCGATGAACTCTTGGCATCCTTTGAACCTGGAGACCTTCGCTCGGACCATTGGATCGGAAGTGCAACGGATGCCGAAAATGGGACTACCCTGTACTTTGCCCACAAGTACAAGGCCGGTATCAATGAAACGGAATCCCTTGAATATTCCATTCTTTTTCGATCTGCCGAGCAGCATCTGATCAGAGCGGAGTCCCGGGCACACATGGGGAATCTGGTCGGGGCACAAAACGATCTTAATGCAATACGCAACCG
It encodes the following:
- a CDS encoding IS1182 family transposase: MEYQQKQSRTQLALYTTCLDDMIAEENSVRTIDRFVDGLDLHSLGFGSMASQGRPPYDPADLLKLYIYGYLNRIRSSRQLELECSRNIELMWLLGNLRPDHNTIARFRKDNPKAIKRVFRATVSIAKNHELIGAVLIAGDSTKLRAQNSKKNNFNLKKVARHLEYIDKKLGEHQRELAKADGDGKEEIRQLAKNRELQRERYVRIQKELRADTSTENPQISTSDPDSRHQIVRGTITEVCYTAQTTVDAEHKLLIDYKITNQNDKKAMGGMLRRAKAILGTNAFNALYDKGYHTGSEFKMASDLGIDTLVAVPGIGRASQAPDPAYNAEHFDYDPQRDSYRCPQGHGLTSNGNWYRARNYRFKQYRTKACRHCPVRSLCTSAKQNGKILQRSEFTGFIERNARRVTAQPDIYKKRQALVEHPFGTIKRQWGFDHIITKKGMPAASADFGLIALAYNLKRLMKLGWEAKRNMKQPICALKMLLINLKRLENAFLAQYVHICENPTFLRPNTP
- a CDS encoding helix-turn-helix domain-containing protein; translation: MGKLKPEDIALNNKIARRIKELRIKVDPNQKRFAENNDLERQTLNRWESVNDDRGVSIHTINRFCRMININLKDFFASDSFKNQ
- a CDS encoding SusC/RagA family TonB-linked outer membrane protein, producing the protein MQPITIRMRSASLFVLLYIFLMPFCAFYMQAGFLEPPQATVSGTVTDTSGEPLAGVNLVVESKNSGTMSDLDGSFSIQADGDDVLIFSMVGFKTLSVPIGGREEVFVSLEEDVTQLGEVVLNAGYYTVSEKERTGNIATVKASVIDKQPVGNPLAAMQGQMSGVNIVQTTGVPGGGFSVEVRGRNFLNGVTDPLYIVDGVPFGSQSMGDFQISGQIVGGNISPLNAINPNDIESIEVLKDADATAIYGSRGANGVVLITTKKGRAGKTRFDARLSTTMGEVSHFLDLLNTQQYLEIRREGIENDGYGPLLEGSAFDAFWPDVKLWDNSRYTDWQKELIGGTAYRYNAQLSVSGGSERTQFLISGAYQKETTVFPGDSNYQRANIHSNVSHRSNDGRLKLDLSTSYAHEDNLMPRTDFTAKAYTLEPNAPALYDDEGNLNWENNTWENPLASLEERFQSKSKTLISNAMVSYAIRPNFELRSSMGFTNYRLDTYRAMPSSARNPGFGLTPQSYSNLTTNASQRQSWIVEPQLHWNKHWNKVFMDVLIGTTFQKESTERLILRGSGFPSNELLLNMAAAQEIDAISNTDSEYSYNAVFGRVNLKLMDRYILNLTGRRDGSSRFGPGKQFGNFGAIGIAWIFSKEALFGEDSVLSFGKLRASYGTTGSDNIGDYRYLDTYTVTGNNYDGVTIVEPTGIFNPEFGWEENQKLEAAMELGFFKDRLLLNASWYRNRSSNQLVGIPLAATTGFSQLTGNFDAIVENSGVEVDLRSVNFDSGKFKWSTNLNLTIPKNKLVAFDGLETSTFANRYVIGKPLTILKLYHALGVDSETGLYRFEDYDGDGNYSSIGDRQWIEDLNPKWYGGLGNSLSYGKLSFEFFFQFKKQKAYNTLRFDATPGFKRNTSVELYDRWQQAGDDSPFQRASAGLVGGQDLGELQKESSAAVSDASFLRLRSVSLNYKIPFSHQGTEVNVYLQGQNLWTLTNYKGPDPEQPTNSRLPPLRQITLGLQVSF
- a CDS encoding RagB/SusD family nutrient uptake outer membrane protein produces the protein MKYLNNINIGQSPLLRALLGMNRLLQRTLLMVISMMWLGCSDFVEVDPPKNNLVSETVFKDPATVESALANLYYGMREQGMVSGSFGLTTALGIYADELDYYEFNADQMQMYNHNVMADNNLLLGWWKQAYHLIYAANDIIRGVESSKDLNMDEKKAFQGQALFVRAYLHSLLVSLFGDVPYITETDYLTNNKVARLTQEEVYDRIIEDLNEAMALLEGIGSISEERVWPDSDVVKALLARIYLYTENWGMAAATATDLINDFPLEAELDHVFLKDSPETIWQLKADDDFPRNTREAGQLIIQTVPGQTYALTDELLASFEPGDLRSDHWIGSATDAENGTTLYFAHKYKAGINETESLEYSILFRSAEQHLIRAESRAHMGNLVGAQNDLNAIRNRAGLSNTMANTMDGVLEAILQERKMELFTEQGHRWFDLKRTGNAGNELNGIKTNWQENHVLLPVPEDELEINPNLLPQNPGY